In a genomic window of Rhododendron vialii isolate Sample 1 chromosome 12a, ASM3025357v1:
- the LOC131310173 gene encoding uncharacterized protein LOC131310173 isoform X1: MVFGLRSKNRKGSSVQVDYFVTVHEIKPWPPSKSLKSVQSVFLQWENGDQNIGSFASVVGNDNIDFNECFALPVTLCQEKRDSDHFQKNCLEFYLYESRKDKAGQHLGTAIINLADYGIIEENLTISALVNCKKSSKNAAQPVLYVSVRPIDTESYPQSPNGSLSKEISLDKHRELVSNLMKEVNDDELEIASFTDDDGSSHSSRTTSSSAFEANKGSLSQNKEVADGKGKNQEKAQQSVRDHVEKIASEVASSDEYIQKGSLASFIGSQANGHPYEQVVTHRKNSQLDTTVNEVHAGLVDGTEKTELREYGQEKPSVKEMRSFLENKSSLDATRKHAMPRSETIPFSRRAYEVESTALTNNKLRHMNSVQLPFISAKSSEVSDRSQNTEKAKEVHKPGSAYNNGTSNAATEGNKPSDGSSNSKLGVESTAITSNKLRHTNSVQLPFTSAKTSKFSDGIQDMEKGMEVQKPKSEYNNGTSNASTEGKKPSDGFSDSKLGVESTAITSNKLRHTNSVQLPFTSAKTSKFSDGIQDMEKGMEVQKPKSVYNNGTSNAATEGKKRSDGFSDSKLGVESTAITSNKLRPTNSVQRPLSSGKTGEFSDRSQNTEKAKEVHKPKSAYNNGSSNAATEGNKPSDGFSDNKFEWKSRVEMLEEELREAAVVEAALYSVVAEHGSSMIKVHAPARRLSRFYLHACKTMSHAKRASAASAAVSGLILVSKSCGNDVPRLTFWLSNSIMLRAIANQSVQETNGGRKGSAGRSSLKRNTFSSTTKKKNQPLQELGDWENPQTFVVALERIEAWIFSRIVESVWWQTLTPHMQSAATKTRSSSSSSRRSKYAAGDQEQGNFSIELWKKAFKDACERLCPIRAGGHECGCLPLLARLVMEQLVDRLDVAMFNAILRESAEEIPTDPVSDPISDPRVLPILACRSSFGSGALLKNAIGNWSRWLTDLFGIEDNDSAEDETNHDDNSEMKCVKSFKAFRLLNALSDLMMLPTEMLGDSSIRKEVCPTFCASLIKRVLSNFVPDEFSPHPIPAAVLEALDVEDAEEDATGELVTFPCTAAPTIYSPPPAASLAGFIGEVGSQTLQTSRSSLLRKSYTSDDELDELDSPMTSIIIDNSRISPSSTRLTSMPKSGRNIVRYQLLREVWKDGE, encoded by the exons ATGGTATTTGGGCTGAGATCGAAAAACCGAAAAGGTAGTTCTGTTCAAGTTGATTACTTTGTCACCGTGCACGAGATTAAGCCTTGGCCCCCATCAAAGTCTCTCAAATCTGTTCAATCTGTTTTTCTGCAATGGGAAAACGGTGATCAGAATATCGGGTCCTTTGCTTCTGTTGTGGGCAACGACAACATTGACTTCAACGAATGTTTTGCGCTTCCGGTGACGCTATGTCAAGAAAAGAGGGACAGCGATCACTTCCAGAAGAACTGCTTGGAGTTCTACTTGTATGAATCTCGAAAGGACAAAGCCGGTCAACACTTGGGAACCGCCATAATAAATCTGGCAGATTATGGAATTATTGAAGAAAATTTAACCATCAGTGCTCTTGTGAACTGCAAGAAGAGTTCTAAGAATGCAGCTCAACCAGTTTTGTATGTGAGTGTGCGGCCAATTGATACGGAGAGCTACCCCCAATCACCAAATGGAAGCTTATCAAAAGAGATATCACTAGACAAGCATAGAGAATTGGTTTCAAACTTGATGAAGGAAGTAAACGATGATGAACTTGAGATTGCTTCTTTTACGGATGATGATGGGTCCTCGCATTCCTCACGAACCACTTCCTCTTCTGCTTTTGAGGCTAATAAGGGTTCATTATCTCAGAATAAAGAG GTTGCTGatggaaaagggaaaaatcaaGAGAAGGCTCAACAATCTGTTAGAGACCatgttgaaaaaattgcatcagAAGTTGCATCCTCGGATGAATATATTCAGAAGGGTTCCCTTGCAAGCTTCATTGGTTCTCAAGCCAATGGACATCCCTACGAACAAGTTGTGACACATAGGAAAAATAGCCAGCTGGACACAACTGTTAATGAGGTCCATGCCGGTCTAGTGGATGGCACGGAGAAAACGGAACTACGAGAATATGGACAGGAAAAACCAAGTGTGAAAGAGATGAGgagttttttggaaaataaatcgTCACTTGACGCTACCAGAAAGCATGCTATGCCAAGGAGTGAGACCATTCCATTCAGCAGAAGAGCATATGAAGTGGAGAGCACCGCCTTAACCAACAATAAGCTAAGGCATATGAATTCCGTTCAGCTACCTTTTATCTCAGCAAAATCCAGTGAAGTTTCTGACAGAAGTCAGAATACGGAAAAAGCAAAGGAAGTACATAAACCAGGAAGTGCATATAACAATGGCACATCTAATGCAGCTACTGAAGGAAATAAACCTAGCGATGGTTCTTCTAACAGCAAATTGGGAGTGGAGAGCACCGCCATAACCAGTAATAAGCTTAGGCATACGAATTCTGTTCAACTACCCTTTACCTCAGCAAAAACCAGTAAATTTTCCGACGGAATCCAGGATATGGAAAAAGGAATGGAAGTACAAAAACCGAAAAGTGAGTATAACAATGGCACATCCAATGCATCTACTGAAGGAAAGAAACCTAGTGATGGTTTTTCTGACAGCAAATTGGGAGTGGAGAGCACCGCAATAACCAGTAATAAGCTAAGGCATACGAACTCAGTTCAGCTACCCTTTACCTCAGCAAAAACCAGTAAATTTTCCGACGGAATCCAGGATATGGAAAAAGGAATGGAAGTACAAAAACCGAAAAGTGTGTATAACAATGGCACATCCAATGCAGCTACTGAAGGAAAGAAACGTAGCGATGGTTTTTCTGACAGCAAATTGGGAGTGGAGAGCACCGCCATAACCAGTAATAAGCTAAGGCCTACGAATTCTGTTCAGCGACCTCTAAGCTCAGGAAAAACTGGTGAATTTTCTGACCGAAGCCAGAATACGGAAAAAGCAAAGGAAGTACATAAACCAAAAAGTGCTTATAACAATGGTTCATCTAATGCAGCTACTGAAGGAAATAAACCTAGTGATGGTTTTTCTGACAACAAATTTGAATGGAAGTCCAGAGTCGAGATGCTTGAGGAAGAATTGAGAGAAGCTGCAGTTGTTGAAGCTGCTCTTTATTCGGTAGTTGCTGAGCATGGCAGTTCCATGATCAAGGTGCATGCTCCGGCTCGGCGTCTCTCTAGATTCTATCTTCATGCTTGCAAAACCATGTCCCATGCTAAAAGGGCAAGTGCAGCAAGTGCGGCTGTCTCAGGATTAATTTTGGTTTCTAAATCATGTGGAAATGATGTCCCGAG GTTAACTTTCTGGTTGTCAAATTCTATCATGTTAAGAGCAATTGCCAACCAGTCAGTTCAGGAAACCAATGGCGGTAGGAAGGGGTCAGCTGGAAGATCCTCTTTGAAACGGAATACGTTCTCTTCCACTacgaaaaaaaagaatcaaccaCTGCAAGAATTAGGGGACTGGGAAAACCCACAAACATTTGTGGTTGCATTGGAAAGAATTGAAGCTTGGATCTTCTCCCGAATTGTTGAGTCAGTTTGGTGGCAG ACTCTAACTCCACATATGCAGTCCGCTGCAACGAAGACTAGAAgttcaagctcaagctcaaggAGAAGTAAATACGCTGCAGGTGATCAAGAGCAGGGGAATTTTTCTATAGAGCTTTGGAAAAAGGCTTTTAAAGATGCCTGTGAAAGGCTTTGTCCCATTCGAGCCGGAGGGCACGAGTGTGGTTGCTTGCCTCTGCTTGCTAGATTG GTAATGGAGCAGCTGGTGGATAGACTAGATGTTGCGATGTTCAATGCCATTCTTCGTGAATCAGCTGAAGAAATACCAACAGATCCTGTCTCTGACCCGATTAGCGATCCTAGGGTGCTTCCAATTCTTGCTTGTCGATCAAGCTTTGGTTCTGGTGCACTACTAAAAAATGCT ATTGGGAACTGGTCTAGATGGCTTACGGATCTATTTGGCATTGAGGATAATGACTCAGCTGAAGATGAGACCAATCATGATGACAACAGTGAAATGAAATGTGTAAAATCTTTCAAAGCTTTCCGTCTGCTCAATGCATTGAGCGATCTCATGATGCTTCCAACTGAAATGCTTGGCGATAGCTCCATAAGAAAAGAG GTCTGCCCTACGTTCTGTGCATCATTGATCAAGAGGGTCCTCAGCAACTTTGTTCCGGATGAGTTCTCTCCGCACCCAATTCCAGCTGCTGTACTTGAGGCCCTGGATGTTGAG GATGCTGAGGAGGATGCTACCGGAGAATTGGTCACCTTTCCATGCACTGCAGCACCTACAATCTATTCACCGCCTCCAGCAGCTTCACTCGCGGGGTTTATAGGAGAAGTGGGAAGCCAAACTCTTCAGACAAGCAGGTCTTCGCTACTCAGAAAATCGTATACCAGTGACGATGAGCTTGATGAGCTGGATTCACCCATGACTTCTATCATCATTGACAACTCCAGGATTTCCCCTTCTTCAACGAGACTCACCTCTATGCCAAAGAGTGGTCGAAATATCGTGAGGTATCAGCTTCTACGCGAAGTATGGAAAGATGGTGAATAG
- the LOC131310173 gene encoding uncharacterized protein LOC131310173 isoform X2, giving the protein MIGSTDCMKKLEQGNITDDCSLQVADGKGKNQEKAQQSVRDHVEKIASEVASSDEYIQKGSLASFIGSQANGHPYEQVVTHRKNSQLDTTVNEVHAGLVDGTEKTELREYGQEKPSVKEMRSFLENKSSLDATRKHAMPRSETIPFSRRAYEVESTALTNNKLRHMNSVQLPFISAKSSEVSDRSQNTEKAKEVHKPGSAYNNGTSNAATEGNKPSDGSSNSKLGVESTAITSNKLRHTNSVQLPFTSAKTSKFSDGIQDMEKGMEVQKPKSEYNNGTSNASTEGKKPSDGFSDSKLGVESTAITSNKLRHTNSVQLPFTSAKTSKFSDGIQDMEKGMEVQKPKSVYNNGTSNAATEGKKRSDGFSDSKLGVESTAITSNKLRPTNSVQRPLSSGKTGEFSDRSQNTEKAKEVHKPKSAYNNGSSNAATEGNKPSDGFSDNKFEWKSRVEMLEEELREAAVVEAALYSVVAEHGSSMIKVHAPARRLSRFYLHACKTMSHAKRASAASAAVSGLILVSKSCGNDVPRLTFWLSNSIMLRAIANQSVQETNGGRKGSAGRSSLKRNTFSSTTKKKNQPLQELGDWENPQTFVVALERIEAWIFSRIVESVWWQTLTPHMQSAATKTRSSSSSSRRSKYAAGDQEQGNFSIELWKKAFKDACERLCPIRAGGHECGCLPLLARLVMEQLVDRLDVAMFNAILRESAEEIPTDPVSDPISDPRVLPILACRSSFGSGALLKNAIGNWSRWLTDLFGIEDNDSAEDETNHDDNSEMKCVKSFKAFRLLNALSDLMMLPTEMLGDSSIRKEVCPTFCASLIKRVLSNFVPDEFSPHPIPAAVLEALDVEDAEEDATGELVTFPCTAAPTIYSPPPAASLAGFIGEVGSQTLQTSRSSLLRKSYTSDDELDELDSPMTSIIIDNSRISPSSTRLTSMPKSGRNIVRYQLLREVWKDGE; this is encoded by the exons ATGATTGGGTCTACCGACTGCATGAAAAAGCTGGAACAGGGAAATATCACAGATGATTGTTCATTACAGGTTGCTGatggaaaagggaaaaatcaaGAGAAGGCTCAACAATCTGTTAGAGACCatgttgaaaaaattgcatcagAAGTTGCATCCTCGGATGAATATATTCAGAAGGGTTCCCTTGCAAGCTTCATTGGTTCTCAAGCCAATGGACATCCCTACGAACAAGTTGTGACACATAGGAAAAATAGCCAGCTGGACACAACTGTTAATGAGGTCCATGCCGGTCTAGTGGATGGCACGGAGAAAACGGAACTACGAGAATATGGACAGGAAAAACCAAGTGTGAAAGAGATGAGgagttttttggaaaataaatcgTCACTTGACGCTACCAGAAAGCATGCTATGCCAAGGAGTGAGACCATTCCATTCAGCAGAAGAGCATATGAAGTGGAGAGCACCGCCTTAACCAACAATAAGCTAAGGCATATGAATTCCGTTCAGCTACCTTTTATCTCAGCAAAATCCAGTGAAGTTTCTGACAGAAGTCAGAATACGGAAAAAGCAAAGGAAGTACATAAACCAGGAAGTGCATATAACAATGGCACATCTAATGCAGCTACTGAAGGAAATAAACCTAGCGATGGTTCTTCTAACAGCAAATTGGGAGTGGAGAGCACCGCCATAACCAGTAATAAGCTTAGGCATACGAATTCTGTTCAACTACCCTTTACCTCAGCAAAAACCAGTAAATTTTCCGACGGAATCCAGGATATGGAAAAAGGAATGGAAGTACAAAAACCGAAAAGTGAGTATAACAATGGCACATCCAATGCATCTACTGAAGGAAAGAAACCTAGTGATGGTTTTTCTGACAGCAAATTGGGAGTGGAGAGCACCGCAATAACCAGTAATAAGCTAAGGCATACGAACTCAGTTCAGCTACCCTTTACCTCAGCAAAAACCAGTAAATTTTCCGACGGAATCCAGGATATGGAAAAAGGAATGGAAGTACAAAAACCGAAAAGTGTGTATAACAATGGCACATCCAATGCAGCTACTGAAGGAAAGAAACGTAGCGATGGTTTTTCTGACAGCAAATTGGGAGTGGAGAGCACCGCCATAACCAGTAATAAGCTAAGGCCTACGAATTCTGTTCAGCGACCTCTAAGCTCAGGAAAAACTGGTGAATTTTCTGACCGAAGCCAGAATACGGAAAAAGCAAAGGAAGTACATAAACCAAAAAGTGCTTATAACAATGGTTCATCTAATGCAGCTACTGAAGGAAATAAACCTAGTGATGGTTTTTCTGACAACAAATTTGAATGGAAGTCCAGAGTCGAGATGCTTGAGGAAGAATTGAGAGAAGCTGCAGTTGTTGAAGCTGCTCTTTATTCGGTAGTTGCTGAGCATGGCAGTTCCATGATCAAGGTGCATGCTCCGGCTCGGCGTCTCTCTAGATTCTATCTTCATGCTTGCAAAACCATGTCCCATGCTAAAAGGGCAAGTGCAGCAAGTGCGGCTGTCTCAGGATTAATTTTGGTTTCTAAATCATGTGGAAATGATGTCCCGAG GTTAACTTTCTGGTTGTCAAATTCTATCATGTTAAGAGCAATTGCCAACCAGTCAGTTCAGGAAACCAATGGCGGTAGGAAGGGGTCAGCTGGAAGATCCTCTTTGAAACGGAATACGTTCTCTTCCACTacgaaaaaaaagaatcaaccaCTGCAAGAATTAGGGGACTGGGAAAACCCACAAACATTTGTGGTTGCATTGGAAAGAATTGAAGCTTGGATCTTCTCCCGAATTGTTGAGTCAGTTTGGTGGCAG ACTCTAACTCCACATATGCAGTCCGCTGCAACGAAGACTAGAAgttcaagctcaagctcaaggAGAAGTAAATACGCTGCAGGTGATCAAGAGCAGGGGAATTTTTCTATAGAGCTTTGGAAAAAGGCTTTTAAAGATGCCTGTGAAAGGCTTTGTCCCATTCGAGCCGGAGGGCACGAGTGTGGTTGCTTGCCTCTGCTTGCTAGATTG GTAATGGAGCAGCTGGTGGATAGACTAGATGTTGCGATGTTCAATGCCATTCTTCGTGAATCAGCTGAAGAAATACCAACAGATCCTGTCTCTGACCCGATTAGCGATCCTAGGGTGCTTCCAATTCTTGCTTGTCGATCAAGCTTTGGTTCTGGTGCACTACTAAAAAATGCT ATTGGGAACTGGTCTAGATGGCTTACGGATCTATTTGGCATTGAGGATAATGACTCAGCTGAAGATGAGACCAATCATGATGACAACAGTGAAATGAAATGTGTAAAATCTTTCAAAGCTTTCCGTCTGCTCAATGCATTGAGCGATCTCATGATGCTTCCAACTGAAATGCTTGGCGATAGCTCCATAAGAAAAGAG GTCTGCCCTACGTTCTGTGCATCATTGATCAAGAGGGTCCTCAGCAACTTTGTTCCGGATGAGTTCTCTCCGCACCCAATTCCAGCTGCTGTACTTGAGGCCCTGGATGTTGAG GATGCTGAGGAGGATGCTACCGGAGAATTGGTCACCTTTCCATGCACTGCAGCACCTACAATCTATTCACCGCCTCCAGCAGCTTCACTCGCGGGGTTTATAGGAGAAGTGGGAAGCCAAACTCTTCAGACAAGCAGGTCTTCGCTACTCAGAAAATCGTATACCAGTGACGATGAGCTTGATGAGCTGGATTCACCCATGACTTCTATCATCATTGACAACTCCAGGATTTCCCCTTCTTCAACGAGACTCACCTCTATGCCAAAGAGTGGTCGAAATATCGTGAGGTATCAGCTTCTACGCGAAGTATGGAAAGATGGTGAATAG
- the LOC131311421 gene encoding probable pre-mRNA-splicing factor ATP-dependent RNA helicase DEAH4, which yields MANLPILQFEEQIVETVERNPVVVIIGETGSGKSTQLSQILHKRGYTKSGRAIAVTQPRRVAAVSVSRRVAQELGVRFGEEVGYAIRFEDRTSEKTCIKYLTDGVLLRESLSNPELNQYSVIILDEAHERSLNTDILLGLMKRLIKIRSTNLKVLITSATLDGEKVSRFFSNCPILNVPGKLFPVEIRYSSERPTSYLESSLKTAIEIHVREPEGDILIFMTGQDDIEKLVKKLEERVQSLEEGSCMDAVILPLHGSLPPELQVRVFSPPPPNCRRFIVATNIAETSLTVDGVVYVIDSGYVKQRQYNPSTGMYSLDVVPISRVQADQRAGRAGRTRPGKCYRLYTSTVYHEDLMGATVPEIQRSSLAGTVLYLKSLDLPDIDILKFDFLDPPSTEALEDALKQLYLIDAIDENGSITSIGQTMAELPLEPSLSRTLIEANEYGCLSQALTVAAMLSAETSLLPGPSKSTDKKRKHEPSDLPDGSGWGDHIQLLQIYELWDQTNYDVEWCKDNNLQVRGMKFVRDVRKQLSQIMQKIAKGSLDVLTNGRRKESQEDYRNLRKSLCVGYANQLAERMMRHNGYRTLGFKPQLVQVHPSSVLKTDEEGMLPNYVVYHELISTTRPFMRNLCAVEMRWVMPILKKLEKLNITKLSGGSVQSEEQTKGENPSLPEKEVGVATPDDRESRIQAARDRFLSRKTKG from the exons ATGGCGAATCTCCCGATCCTGCAATTCGAAGAGCAAATCGTAGAAACGGTGGAGCGGAACCCAGTGGTGGTAATCATAGGAGAAACGGGTTCAGGAAAGAGCACTCAGCTCTCGCAAATACTCCACAAAAGAGGCTACACCAAATCCGGTCGAGCCATCGCCGTTACGCAGCCCCGCCGAGTAGCCGCAGTCTCCGTTTCAAG ACGTGTTGCACAGGAGCTTGGTGTTCGGTTTGGGGAGGAAGTGGGCTACGCAATTCGATTTGAAGATAGAACTTCAGAGAAGACATGTATCAA ATATCTCACTGACGGTGTTCTTCTCCGTGAAAGCCTTTCAAACCCTGAGCTCAACCAGTATTCTGTCATTATATTAGACGAAGCCCATGAAAGAAGTCTAAACAC GGATATATTGTTGGGGCTGATGAAACGGTTGATTAAAATTCGTTCAACGAATCTGAAGGTTTTAATCACTTCGGCTACTCTTGATGGTGAAAAAGTGTCAAGATTCTTCTCCAATTGTCCTATACTCAATGTTCCCGGGAAGTTATTCCCCGTCGAGATACGTTACAGCTCAGAACGCCCAACAAGTTATCTTGAATCTTCTTTGAAAACAGCCATTG AAATACATGTTCGGGAACCAGAAGGTGATATCTTGATATTCATGACTGGACAG GATGACATAGAGAAGTTGGTCAAGAAATTGGAGGAGAGAGTTCAAAGCCTGGAGGAAGGGTCTTGCATGGATGCCGTAATTCTTCCTCTTCATGGATCTTTGCCACCTGAATTGCAG GTTCGTGTATTCAGTCCTCCACCTCCAAATTGCAGGCGATTTATTGTTGCTACGAACATTGCCGAAACATCTTTGACCGTTGATGGCGTTGT GTATGTTATTGATTCTGGTTATGTGAAGCAACGACAATACAACCCATCTACTGGCATGTATTCCCTTGATGTGGTCCCAATAAGCAG GGTGCAAGCTGATCAACGTGCAGGACGAGCTGGAAGAACACGTCCAGGGAAGTGCTACCGTTTATACACATCCACGGTTTACCATGAAGATTTAATGGGTGCAACCGTCCCTGAAATACAGCGGTCTTCTCTCGCTGGCACTGTTCTTTATTTGAAATCATTGGACCTCCCTGATATTGATATTCTCAAATTCGATTTTCTCGATCCTCCTTCGA CTGAGGCGTTAGAAGATGCTCTTAAGCAACTGTATCTTATTGATGCTATTGACGAAAATGGATCAATTACAAGTATTGGACAGACGATGGCAG AGCTACCTTTGGAACCTTCACTCTCAAGAACCCTAATCGAGGCAAATGAGTATGGTTGCTTATCCCAAGCCTTGACTGTTGCTGCTATGCTATCAGCGGAAACCTCGTTGCTTCCTGGTCCAAG CAAGAGCACTGACAAGAAGAGGAAGCACGAACCTTCGGACCTTCCTGATGGTTCTGGTTGGGGTGATCACATCCAATTGCTTCAGATATATGAGCTTTGGGATCAGACAAATTATGATGTGGAGTGGTGCAAAGATAACAACTTACAG GTGCGAGGTATGAAGTTTGTCAGAGATGTCAGGAAACAGTTATCTCAAATTATGCAGAAGATAGCAAAAG GGTCCTTAGATGTACTAACAAATGGAAGACGGAAAGAAAGCCAGGAGGATTATAGAAACTTGAGGAAGTCTTTGTGCGTGGGATATGCAAACCAGCTTGCTGAGAGAATGATGCGTCACAATGGTTACCGGACTCTTGGTTTTAAGCCCCAACTTGTTCAG GTGCATCCGTCCTCTGTGCTGAAAACAGATGAAGAGGGGATGCTCCCAAATTATGTCGTCTACCATGAACTTATTTCTACCACGCGTCCTTTTATGCGGAATCTGTGTGCAGTAGAGATGCGATGGGTCATGCCCATCTTAAAGAAGCTTGAGAAACTAAACATCACCAAACTCAG TGGTGGGTCTGTTCAGTCCGAAGAGCAAACCAAGGGAGAAAATCCAAGTTTGCCAGAGAAAGAAGTCGGTGTTGCCACTCCTGATGACCGTGAGAGCCGCATACAAGCAGCACGGGATCGTTTCCTCTCCCGCAAAACAAAGGGCTAG